From Diaminobutyricibacter sp. McL0608, one genomic window encodes:
- a CDS encoding 6-pyruvoyl trahydropterin synthase family protein, whose product MPFTVTVRDHMMVAHSFTGEGFGPAQRLHGATFVVDATFGADELDEDGVVVDIGRAATALSEITESITYRNLDDEPAFAGMNTTTERLCQVIADRLADRAAEGALGDSNRVTTITVTLHESHIAWASYTRSL is encoded by the coding sequence ATGCCGTTTACCGTCACGGTCCGCGATCACATGATGGTCGCGCACAGTTTCACCGGCGAGGGTTTCGGTCCGGCGCAGCGACTGCACGGCGCGACGTTCGTCGTCGACGCCACCTTCGGCGCCGATGAGCTCGACGAGGATGGCGTGGTCGTCGACATCGGTCGAGCCGCCACCGCGCTTTCCGAGATCACGGAGTCGATCACCTATCGGAACCTGGACGACGAGCCCGCGTTCGCCGGGATGAATACGACGACGGAGCGCCTCTGCCAGGTCATCGCCGACCGTCTCGCCGATCGTGCTGCAGAAGGGGCTCTCGGCGACAGCAACCGAGTGACGACCATCACGGTCACCCTCCACGAGTCCCACATCGCCTGGGCGAGTTACACGAGGTCGCTGTGA